Proteins from a single region of Nakamurella deserti:
- a CDS encoding Lrp/AsnC family transcriptional regulator, whose protein sequence is MVQAFILIQTEVGQAASVAQAIAELPGVTSAEDVTGPYDVIVRAESETVDDLGKLVVARVQGVPGITRTLTCPVVHL, encoded by the coding sequence GTGGTGCAGGCATTCATCCTGATCCAGACCGAGGTCGGGCAGGCCGCCTCGGTCGCTCAGGCCATCGCCGAACTCCCCGGGGTGACCAGCGCCGAGGACGTCACCGGCCCCTACGACGTCATCGTCCGCGCCGAGTCCGAGACCGTCGACGACCTGGGCAAGCTGGTCGTCGCGCGGGTGCAGGGCGTGCCCGGGATCACCCGCACGCTGACCTGCCCGGTGGTCCACCTCTGA
- a CDS encoding DUF3515 domain-containing protein, producing the protein MPDASTPRTTDASTPDAVPDASTPHATDTGTPDPAARFRPSGWRLVLAIALPIVAVAVIVVLADRVRAASAPDPDAALAVPVVLQTGSTSAGCSALDARLPDSLDDRARRTLVVSEPGVAAWGSPPAVLRCGITDPAELTCSAQLTVLNGVAWLPLTGDDATTYVAVDRAQRIALTVPDDVGIGVVQALSNVVREAMPERPVCVDGVVNPTAA; encoded by the coding sequence GTGCCGGACGCGTCCACGCCCCGCACGACGGACGCGTCCACGCCCGACGCCGTGCCGGACGCGTCCACGCCCCACGCGACGGATACCGGCACGCCCGACCCCGCAGCGCGGTTCCGACCGTCCGGCTGGCGACTGGTCCTGGCCATCGCACTGCCCATCGTGGCCGTCGCGGTGATCGTGGTGCTCGCCGACCGGGTGCGCGCCGCGTCCGCCCCGGACCCGGACGCCGCCCTCGCCGTGCCCGTGGTCCTGCAGACCGGGTCGACCTCGGCCGGGTGCAGCGCCCTGGACGCCCGCCTGCCCGACAGCCTGGACGACCGCGCGCGACGCACCCTGGTGGTGTCCGAGCCCGGCGTCGCCGCCTGGGGCAGCCCGCCCGCGGTGTTGCGCTGCGGGATCACCGACCCGGCCGAACTGACCTGCTCGGCGCAGCTGACGGTTCTCAACGGGGTGGCCTGGCTGCCGCTGACCGGGGACGACGCGACCACCTACGTGGCCGTCGACCGTGCCCAGCGGATCGCGCTCACCGTGCCCGACGACGTGGGAATCGGTGTGGTGCAGGCGTTGTCGAACGTCGTCCGGGAGGCGATGCCGGAGCGGCCGGTGTGCGTCGACGGCGTCGTCAACCCGACCGCGGCCTGA